From one Phocaeicola salanitronis DSM 18170 genomic stretch:
- the ftsZ gene encoding cell division protein FtsZ, producing MSDETTMPFDFSNGGTPSIIKVIGVGGGGGNAVNHMYREGIHDVTFVVCNTDNQALRKSPVPVKLQLGREGLGAGNRPSRAKAAAEESMEDIENMLNDGCKMVFITAGMGGGTGTGAAPIIAKTAKDMGILTVGIVTIPFLFEGNKKIDQALDGVEEMSKHVDALLVINNERLRDVYSDLSVMNAFAKADDTLSVAAKSIAEIITIEGIINLDFNDVKTVLKDGGVALMSTGYGDGEGRVTQAINDAMHSPLLNNNDIFNSKKILFNISYSTNNDLMMEEMNEVHEFMSRFGEDVETKWGLYIDDTLEGKVKFTILATGFGIKDIPEMDDALTKKHTAEEIKKREEEERIRQEKIKRRNEIYTPGQQGGKKKGNYKIYVFKQDDLDNDDVISIVDNTPTYKRSKKVLESIQLRASANEARVPKTPVNESGSTTITFS from the coding sequence ATGTCGGACGAAACAACAATGCCTTTCGACTTTTCGAATGGCGGAACACCGAGTATTATTAAGGTAATCGGTGTAGGAGGTGGCGGCGGAAATGCGGTCAACCACATGTATAGAGAAGGAATCCACGATGTAACATTCGTGGTATGCAATACAGATAACCAGGCACTCCGGAAATCACCTGTTCCCGTAAAGCTTCAGCTGGGACGGGAAGGGCTGGGAGCCGGAAACCGTCCGTCGCGTGCGAAAGCCGCGGCTGAAGAAAGCATGGAAGACATCGAAAACATGCTCAATGACGGATGTAAAATGGTGTTTATCACGGCAGGAATGGGTGGAGGTACCGGAACGGGAGCCGCTCCGATTATCGCCAAAACGGCTAAGGATATGGGTATTCTGACCGTAGGCATCGTGACCATCCCCTTCCTTTTCGAGGGAAACAAGAAGATAGATCAGGCGCTCGACGGGGTGGAGGAGATGAGCAAGCATGTAGATGCCTTATTGGTTATCAATAACGAACGCTTGCGTGATGTGTATTCCGACCTTAGCGTGATGAACGCGTTTGCGAAGGCTGATGACACGCTTTCGGTGGCAGCTAAGAGCATAGCCGAAATCATTACCATTGAGGGCATTATCAACCTTGACTTCAACGATGTGAAAACCGTATTGAAGGATGGTGGAGTCGCCCTGATGAGTACCGGATACGGAGATGGGGAAGGACGTGTTACCCAGGCGATTAATGATGCCATGCATTCTCCGCTATTGAACAATAATGATATCTTTAATTCAAAGAAAATCCTGTTCAATATCTCGTATAGCACGAACAATGACCTGATGATGGAAGAAATGAACGAGGTGCACGAGTTCATGAGCCGTTTCGGAGAGGATGTGGAGACCAAATGGGGACTTTACATTGACGATACGTTGGAAGGGAAAGTGAAGTTTACGATTCTTGCCACGGGTTTTGGCATTAAGGATATTCCGGAAATGGACGATGCCTTGACCAAAAAACATACGGCTGAGGAGATTAAGAAACGGGAAGAGGAAGAACGGATCAGGCAAGAAAAGATTAAGCGCCGGAATGAAATCTATACGCCGGGACAACAGGGCGGAAAGAAAAAAGGCAACTACAAGATTTACGTCTTCAAGCAAGATGATTTGGATAACGATGATGTAATCAGTATTGTAGATAATACCCCGACCTATAAGCGTTCGAA
- the ftsA gene encoding cell division protein FtsA, which produces MAVTDFIAAIELGSSKITGIAGKKNADGSIQILAYASEHSSDCIKKGIIYNLDKTTQCLTSVIQRLEDQLQASIKKVYVGIGGQSLRSIRNIETKQLGEEVKISQALIDELMKSNCSMNLIDQEILAVEPQEYKVGNQLTTEPVGIPTEHIEGHYVNIIARNALKSNIRQCFRQAGCEVADYLLSPLVTANVVLTESEKRAGCALVDFGADTTTVSVYKNNLLRHVAVIPLGSSNITKDIASLQIEEEDAEQLKLNYASAYTESAEEEDMNQEYVLDGRCSIRARKLEDIVEARTAEILENAWNQIKLSGHGNELNAGIVITGGASRLPNLCKAFTAITKIDKIRIAQSGNVELKDEEQYVTPNGSQNTLIGLLAAGKENCCKIDPHKSQLSWLQQQEEEEEAKKKAEEERKRKEEEAKRLKAEAERKKQLEEERIRQEQERAQKRLRDCEALIAEAKRLAERKKYKDALAKIEEAQDLKISEKMQELNDLRAVISQQKSDNNPLKKLINILKNEADEMMKGEN; this is translated from the coding sequence ATGGCAGTAACAGATTTTATAGCAGCAATCGAACTGGGCTCGAGTAAAATCACGGGCATTGCGGGTAAGAAAAATGCCGATGGAAGCATCCAGATACTTGCATACGCCAGTGAGCATTCTTCAGACTGTATAAAAAAAGGCATTATTTACAATCTGGATAAAACTACCCAATGCCTGACTTCGGTTATCCAACGCCTGGAAGATCAATTGCAAGCGTCTATCAAGAAAGTATATGTAGGCATCGGCGGCCAGTCCTTGAGAAGCATACGCAACATCGAAACCAAACAATTGGGCGAGGAGGTGAAGATTTCGCAAGCCCTGATTGACGAACTGATGAAGAGTAATTGCAGTATGAACCTGATAGACCAGGAAATCCTTGCTGTCGAACCTCAAGAATATAAGGTGGGGAACCAGCTCACGACCGAACCGGTAGGTATCCCTACGGAACATATCGAAGGGCATTATGTCAACATCATCGCGCGTAACGCGTTGAAAAGCAACATCCGCCAATGTTTCCGTCAAGCCGGATGTGAAGTTGCAGACTATTTGCTCTCTCCGCTGGTAACGGCTAATGTCGTATTGACCGAAAGCGAAAAACGTGCGGGATGTGCTTTGGTGGACTTTGGAGCTGATACGACCACTGTATCCGTTTACAAGAACAACCTTCTCCGCCATGTAGCGGTTATCCCGTTGGGAAGCAGCAATATCACGAAAGACATTGCCAGCCTCCAAATCGAAGAAGAAGATGCGGAGCAATTGAAATTGAACTATGCAAGCGCTTATACCGAATCGGCGGAAGAAGAGGATATGAATCAGGAATATGTCCTTGACGGAAGGTGCTCTATTCGCGCCCGGAAGTTGGAGGATATCGTCGAGGCGCGGACTGCCGAGATTCTGGAGAATGCCTGGAACCAAATCAAGCTTTCGGGACATGGAAACGAACTGAACGCAGGTATCGTCATTACGGGCGGAGCTTCCCGCCTGCCCAACCTGTGTAAGGCATTTACGGCTATTACGAAAATAGATAAGATTCGCATCGCCCAAAGCGGGAATGTCGAACTGAAGGACGAGGAACAGTATGTCACTCCCAACGGTTCGCAAAATACATTAATCGGGCTGCTTGCCGCAGGGAAAGAGAATTGTTGCAAAATAGACCCTCACAAGAGCCAGTTGAGCTGGCTTCAGCAGCAAGAGGAAGAGGAGGAAGCCAAGAAAAAGGCGGAAGAAGAGCGTAAGCGGAAAGAGGAAGAAGCCAAAAGGCTGAAGGCGGAGGCTGAACGCAAGAAACAATTGGAAGAAGAACGCATCCGGCAAGAGCAGGAACGTGCCCAAAAGCGTCTGCGTGATTGCGAAGCGCTGATAGCAGAAGCCAAGCGATTGGCGGAGCGCAAGAAATACAAGGATGCCCTTGCCAAGATAGAAGAGGCGCAAGACTTGAAGATATCCGAAAAAATGCAGGAACTGAATGACTTGCGTGCTGTCATCAGCCAGCAAAAGTCGGACAATAATCCGCTTAAGAAGCTGATTAATATCTTGAAGAACGAGGCGGACGAGATGATGAAGGGAGAAAATTAA